In Mercurialis annua linkage group LG5, ddMerAnnu1.2, whole genome shotgun sequence, a single genomic region encodes these proteins:
- the LOC126681010 gene encoding coatomer subunit beta'-2 isoform X2: MPLRLEIKRKLAQRSERVKSVDLHPTEPWILVSLYSGTVCIWNYQSQTMAKSFEVTELPVRSAKFIARKQWVVAGADDMYIRVYNYNTMDKVKVFEAHTDYIRCVSVHPTLPYVLSSSDDMLIKLWDWEKGWVCTQIFEGHSHYVMQVTFNPKDTNTFASASLDRTIKIWNLGSPDPNFTLDAHQKGVNCVDYFTGGDKPYLITGSDDHTAKVWDYQTKSCVQTLEGHTHNVSAVCFHPELPIIITGSEDGTVRIWHSTTYRLENTLNYGLERVWAIGYMRSSRRIVIGYDEGTIMVKIGREEPVASMDNSGKIIWAKHNEIQTVNIKSVGADFEATDGERLPLAVKELGTCDLYPQSLKHNPNGRFVVVCGDGEYIIYTALAWRNRSFGSALEFAWSTDGEYAVRESTSKIKIFSKTFQEKRSVRPTFSAERIYGGTLLAMCANDFICFYDWAECRLIRRIDVTVKNLYWADSGDLVAIASDTSFYILKYNRDVVSSFLDSGRPVDEQGVEDAFELLHETNERVRTGLWVGDCFIYNNSSWRLNYCVGGEVTTMFHLDRPMYLLGYLASQSRVYLIDKEFNVMGYTLLLSLIEYKTLVMRGDLERANEILPSIPKEHHNSVARFLESRGMIENALEVATDPDYRFELAIQLGRLEIAKEIATEVQSESKWKQLGELAMSTGKLEMAEECMKHATDLSGLLLLYSSLGDAEGISKLASLAQEQGKNNVAFLCLFMLGKLEDCLQLLVESNRIPEAALMARSYLPSKVPEIVAIWRKDLNKVNPKAAESLADPDEYPNLFDDWQVALSVEARVAETRSVYSPAEEYLNHADRSHITLVEAFRNMQVEEPLENGDYNHEAAEENGDELITEERNGDEQISEEHNGEEESQEEAVVVDADSTDGAVLVNGSEAEEEWVLTPHN; this comes from the exons ATG CCTCTCAGACTTGAAATAAAG AGGAAACTTGCTCAAAGATCAGAGAGAGTAAAATCTGTGGATCTACATCCAACTGAACCATG GATTCTAGTGAGTCTGTATTCAGGGACTGTTTGCATCTGGAACTACCAATCACAG ACTATGGCAAAATCATTCGAGGTCACTGAGTTACCAG TTAGGTCAGCTAAGTTTATAGCGAGGAAGCAGTGGGTTGTTGCTGGAGCTGATGACATGTATATCCGTGTGTACAATTACAATACAATGGATAAAGTTAAAGTGTTTGAGGCACATACAGATTACATTAGATGTGTGTCTGTCCATCCTACCCTTCCATATGTTCTGTCATCATCTGATGATATGCTCATCAAGCTCTGGGATTGGGAGAAGGGTTGGGTGTGTACACAGATATTTGAGGGGCATTCTCACTATGTGATGCAAGTGACCTTTAATCCAAAGGACACCAACACTTTTGCTAGTGCATCCCTTGATCGCActataaag ATTTGGAATCTTGGCTCTCCCGATCCAAATTTTACTTTGGATGCCCATCAGAAAGGAGTAAATTGCGTTGACTACTTTACTGGTGGTGATAAACCGTATCTAATTACTGGTTCTGATGATCATACTGCTAAG GTGTGGGACTATCAAACCAAAAGTTGTGTTCAGACACTTGAAGGCCATACCCACAATGTCTCTGCAGTATGTTTCCATCCAGAACTTCCAATAATAATCACTGGTTCTGAAGATGGGACAGTACGCATATGGCATTCCACAACTTACAG GCTTGAGAACACATTGAATTATGGACTTGAAAGAGTTTGGGCGATTGGGTACATGAGAAGTTCACGCCG TATTGTGATTGGTTATGATGAAGGAACAATCATGGTTAAAATTGGTCGAGAAGAACCTGTGGCTAGTATGGATAACAGTGGAAAAATAATATGGGCCAAGCACAATGAGATTCAAACTGTAAACATTAAGAGTGTGGGTGCAGATTTTGAG GCTACAGACGGAGAAAGATTGCCTTTGGCTGTTAAGGAGCTTGGAACATGTGATCTTTATCCACAA AGCTTAAAGCATAATCCCAATGGGcgatttgttgttgtttgtggaGATGGAGAGTACATCATATATACAGCTTTGGCTTGGAGAAATAGATCATTTGGTTCAGCGCTGGAATTTGCCTGGTCAACTGACGGAGAATATGCTGTCAGAGAGAGTACATCAAAGATTAAAATTTTCAGTAAAACTTTCCAG GAAAAGAGGAGTGTCAGACCAACTTTTTCTGCTGAGCGTATATATGGAGGAACTTTATTGGCAATGTGTGCAAACGACTTTATTTGTTTCTATGATTGGGCTGAATGCAGATTGATCCGAAGGATTGATGTTACTGTAAAA AATCTTTATTGGGCTGACAGTGGTGATTTGGTGGCAATTGCTAGTGATACATCATTCTACATTCTCAAGTACAAT CGCGACGTAGTTTCATCTTTTCTAGACAGTGGGAGACCTGTGGATGAACAAGGTGTTGAGGATGCCTTTGAGCTTCTTCATGAAACAAATGAGCGTGTCAGGACAGGTTTATGGGTTGGGGATTGCTTTATTTACAACAACTCCTCCTGGAGACTTAATTATTGTGTTGGAGGAGAG GTAACCACGATGTTTCATTTGGACCGGCCAATGTACTTATTGGGCTATCTTGCTAGTCAAAGTCGGGTGTATCTTATAGACAAAGAATTCAA TGTTATGGGGTATACTTTACTTCTTAGCTTAATAGAGTACAAGACTCTTGTGATGCGTGGGGACCTGGAAAGAGCCAATGAAATTTTGCCTTCAATTCCTAAAGAGCATCATAACAG TGTGGCTCGTTTCTTGGAATCACGTGGTATGATAGAGAATGCTCTGGAAGTAGCTACAGATCCTGATTATAGATTTGAGCTAGCTATACAGCTTGGTAGACTGGAGATTGCCAAG GAAATAGCCACTGAAGTACAAAGTGAGTCAAAGTGGAAGCAGCTAGGAGAATTGGCTATGTCTACTGGAAAG TTAGAAATGGCCGAGGAATGTATGAAGCATGCAACAGACTTGAGTGGTTTGTTGCTTTTATATTCTTCTCTAGGGGATGCTGAAGGAATTTCAAAACTGGCATCTTTGGCACAAGAACAGGGGAAGAATAATGTTGCATTCCTTTGTTTGTTTATGTTGGGCAAATTGGAAGACTGCCTCCAGCTTTTGGTGGAAAG CAACCGGATACCTGAGGCGGCTTTAATGGCTCGATCTTATCTTCCAAGCAAAGTTCCGGAGATTGTAGCAATTTGGAGAAAAGATCTAAACAAG GTTAACCCCAAAGCTGCAGAATCTTTGGCTGATCCTGATGAGTATCCAAATTTGTTTGATGATTGGCAAGTCGCTTTGTCCGTAGAAGCTAGAGTTGCAGAAACAAG GAGTGTTTATTCTCCTGCAGAGGAATATTTAAATCATGCTGACAGATCTCACATAACCCTTGTGGAGGCTTTTAGAAACATGCAAGTAGAAGAGCCTCTTGAAAATGGAGATTACAATCACGAG GCTGCAGAGGAAAATGGAGATGAGTTGATAACTGAGGAACGCAATGGAGATGAGCAGATATCTGAGGAACATAATGGAGAAGAAGAGAGCCAAGAGGAAGCTGTTGTGGTGGATGCTGATTCTACGGATGGTGCAGTACTTGTCAATGGAAGCGAGGCTGAGGAAGAGTGGG TGCTTACGCCACATAACTAG
- the LOC126681010 gene encoding coatomer subunit beta'-2 isoform X1, whose translation MPLRLEIKRKLAQRSERVKSVDLHPTEPWILVSLYSGTVCIWNYQSQTMAKSFEVTELPVRSAKFIARKQWVVAGADDMYIRVYNYNTMDKVKVFEAHTDYIRCVSVHPTLPYVLSSSDDMLIKLWDWEKGWVCTQIFEGHSHYVMQVTFNPKDTNTFASASLDRTIKIWNLGSPDPNFTLDAHQKGVNCVDYFTGGDKPYLITGSDDHTAKVWDYQTKSCVQTLEGHTHNVSAVCFHPELPIIITGSEDGTVRIWHSTTYRLENTLNYGLERVWAIGYMRSSRRIVIGYDEGTIMVKIGREEPVASMDNSGKIIWAKHNEIQTVNIKSVGADFEATDGERLPLAVKELGTCDLYPQSLKHNPNGRFVVVCGDGEYIIYTALAWRNRSFGSALEFAWSTDGEYAVRESTSKIKIFSKTFQEKRSVRPTFSAERIYGGTLLAMCANDFICFYDWAECRLIRRIDVTVKNLYWADSGDLVAIASDTSFYILKYNRDVVSSFLDSGRPVDEQGVEDAFELLHETNERVRTGLWVGDCFIYNNSSWRLNYCVGGEVTTMFHLDRPMYLLGYLASQSRVYLIDKEFNVMGYTLLLSLIEYKTLVMRGDLERANEILPSIPKEHHNSVARFLESRGMIENALEVATDPDYRFELAIQLGRLEIAKEIATEVQSESKWKQLGELAMSTGKLEMAEECMKHATDLSGLLLLYSSLGDAEGISKLASLAQEQGKNNVAFLCLFMLGKLEDCLQLLVESNRIPEAALMARSYLPSKVPEIVAIWRKDLNKVNPKAAESLADPDEYPNLFDDWQVALSVEARVAETRSVYSPAEEYLNHADRSHITLVEAFRNMQVEEPLENGDYNHEAAEENGDELITEERNGDEQISEEHNGEEESQEEAVVVDADSTDGAVLVNGSEAEEEWGTNNEGTPSA comes from the exons ATG CCTCTCAGACTTGAAATAAAG AGGAAACTTGCTCAAAGATCAGAGAGAGTAAAATCTGTGGATCTACATCCAACTGAACCATG GATTCTAGTGAGTCTGTATTCAGGGACTGTTTGCATCTGGAACTACCAATCACAG ACTATGGCAAAATCATTCGAGGTCACTGAGTTACCAG TTAGGTCAGCTAAGTTTATAGCGAGGAAGCAGTGGGTTGTTGCTGGAGCTGATGACATGTATATCCGTGTGTACAATTACAATACAATGGATAAAGTTAAAGTGTTTGAGGCACATACAGATTACATTAGATGTGTGTCTGTCCATCCTACCCTTCCATATGTTCTGTCATCATCTGATGATATGCTCATCAAGCTCTGGGATTGGGAGAAGGGTTGGGTGTGTACACAGATATTTGAGGGGCATTCTCACTATGTGATGCAAGTGACCTTTAATCCAAAGGACACCAACACTTTTGCTAGTGCATCCCTTGATCGCActataaag ATTTGGAATCTTGGCTCTCCCGATCCAAATTTTACTTTGGATGCCCATCAGAAAGGAGTAAATTGCGTTGACTACTTTACTGGTGGTGATAAACCGTATCTAATTACTGGTTCTGATGATCATACTGCTAAG GTGTGGGACTATCAAACCAAAAGTTGTGTTCAGACACTTGAAGGCCATACCCACAATGTCTCTGCAGTATGTTTCCATCCAGAACTTCCAATAATAATCACTGGTTCTGAAGATGGGACAGTACGCATATGGCATTCCACAACTTACAG GCTTGAGAACACATTGAATTATGGACTTGAAAGAGTTTGGGCGATTGGGTACATGAGAAGTTCACGCCG TATTGTGATTGGTTATGATGAAGGAACAATCATGGTTAAAATTGGTCGAGAAGAACCTGTGGCTAGTATGGATAACAGTGGAAAAATAATATGGGCCAAGCACAATGAGATTCAAACTGTAAACATTAAGAGTGTGGGTGCAGATTTTGAG GCTACAGACGGAGAAAGATTGCCTTTGGCTGTTAAGGAGCTTGGAACATGTGATCTTTATCCACAA AGCTTAAAGCATAATCCCAATGGGcgatttgttgttgtttgtggaGATGGAGAGTACATCATATATACAGCTTTGGCTTGGAGAAATAGATCATTTGGTTCAGCGCTGGAATTTGCCTGGTCAACTGACGGAGAATATGCTGTCAGAGAGAGTACATCAAAGATTAAAATTTTCAGTAAAACTTTCCAG GAAAAGAGGAGTGTCAGACCAACTTTTTCTGCTGAGCGTATATATGGAGGAACTTTATTGGCAATGTGTGCAAACGACTTTATTTGTTTCTATGATTGGGCTGAATGCAGATTGATCCGAAGGATTGATGTTACTGTAAAA AATCTTTATTGGGCTGACAGTGGTGATTTGGTGGCAATTGCTAGTGATACATCATTCTACATTCTCAAGTACAAT CGCGACGTAGTTTCATCTTTTCTAGACAGTGGGAGACCTGTGGATGAACAAGGTGTTGAGGATGCCTTTGAGCTTCTTCATGAAACAAATGAGCGTGTCAGGACAGGTTTATGGGTTGGGGATTGCTTTATTTACAACAACTCCTCCTGGAGACTTAATTATTGTGTTGGAGGAGAG GTAACCACGATGTTTCATTTGGACCGGCCAATGTACTTATTGGGCTATCTTGCTAGTCAAAGTCGGGTGTATCTTATAGACAAAGAATTCAA TGTTATGGGGTATACTTTACTTCTTAGCTTAATAGAGTACAAGACTCTTGTGATGCGTGGGGACCTGGAAAGAGCCAATGAAATTTTGCCTTCAATTCCTAAAGAGCATCATAACAG TGTGGCTCGTTTCTTGGAATCACGTGGTATGATAGAGAATGCTCTGGAAGTAGCTACAGATCCTGATTATAGATTTGAGCTAGCTATACAGCTTGGTAGACTGGAGATTGCCAAG GAAATAGCCACTGAAGTACAAAGTGAGTCAAAGTGGAAGCAGCTAGGAGAATTGGCTATGTCTACTGGAAAG TTAGAAATGGCCGAGGAATGTATGAAGCATGCAACAGACTTGAGTGGTTTGTTGCTTTTATATTCTTCTCTAGGGGATGCTGAAGGAATTTCAAAACTGGCATCTTTGGCACAAGAACAGGGGAAGAATAATGTTGCATTCCTTTGTTTGTTTATGTTGGGCAAATTGGAAGACTGCCTCCAGCTTTTGGTGGAAAG CAACCGGATACCTGAGGCGGCTTTAATGGCTCGATCTTATCTTCCAAGCAAAGTTCCGGAGATTGTAGCAATTTGGAGAAAAGATCTAAACAAG GTTAACCCCAAAGCTGCAGAATCTTTGGCTGATCCTGATGAGTATCCAAATTTGTTTGATGATTGGCAAGTCGCTTTGTCCGTAGAAGCTAGAGTTGCAGAAACAAG GAGTGTTTATTCTCCTGCAGAGGAATATTTAAATCATGCTGACAGATCTCACATAACCCTTGTGGAGGCTTTTAGAAACATGCAAGTAGAAGAGCCTCTTGAAAATGGAGATTACAATCACGAG GCTGCAGAGGAAAATGGAGATGAGTTGATAACTGAGGAACGCAATGGAGATGAGCAGATATCTGAGGAACATAATGGAGAAGAAGAGAGCCAAGAGGAAGCTGTTGTGGTGGATGCTGATTCTACGGATGGTGCAGTACTTGTCAATGGAAGCGAGGCTGAGGAAGAGTGGGGTACGAATAATGAGGGAACCCCGTCAGCCTAA
- the LOC126681013 gene encoding uncharacterized protein LOC126681013, with translation MGRNKQDFCPFLFPSAVYGSPSSSPSSTSPPSSPPPQSYSDTHSSSHHYSSSLSITSPFKLNPSTTQLSSTADAANLNRECTEEITVHGASNTLKYVQDPKGGVDDKEKGNSSSVGEMLQIIHLSHHVGTTQARLVWLPTGDAENTLPPSKKRAAEREISRDNPGLDDDEGVEEEMGTFKRASDQVLAGRRIVKVRRKQTSSTPSSNPFAGIRLVPPTEATTAPAVARTEAVTTIEKEKRKSDAGKETEEGKDETVNQLERKTEERVAEIAEHMEVAEDKQKIDQALRTPEYSPKDSNE, from the exons ATGGGAAGAAACAAGCAAGATTTTTGTCCATTTTTGTTTCCCTCCGCCGTCTACGGCTCTCCATCGTCTTCTCCGTCATCAACATCACCTCCGTCATCGCCGCCGCCGCAATCTTATTCCGATACTCATTCTTCTTCTCATCATTATTCTTCTTCGCTGAGTATTACTTCTCCTTTCAAATTAAATCCGTCAACTACACAACTCTCTTCAACGGCAGACGCCGCAAATCTTAATCGGGAATGCACCGAAGAAATTACGGTTCATGGAGCCAGCAATACACTCAAATATGTGCAG GACCCCAAGGGAGGCGTGGATGATAAAGAAAAGGGAAATTCGAGCAGTGTCGGCGAAATGTTGCAG ATAATTCATTTATCCCATCATGTTGGGACAACTCAAGCAAGGTTAGTTTGGTTGCCAACGGGGGATGCAGAAAATACACTTCCTCCTTCAAAGAAGAGAGCTGCTGAAAGGGAAATTTCAAGAGACAACCCTGGGCTTGATGATGATGAAGGTGTAGAGGAAGAGATGGGAACTTTCAAGAGGGCCAGTGATCAGGTGCTGGCAGGCAGAAGAATTGTGAAAGTTCGTCGCAAGCAAACCTCATCAACCCCATCATCCAATCCATTTGCTGGAATTCGTTTGGTTCCTCCTACTGAAGCAACTACAGCCCCTGCTGTGGCAAGAACTGAAGCAGTCACTACTATTGAGAAAGAGAAGAGGAAAAGTGATGCTGGTAAAGAAACTGAAGAGGGTAAAGATGAGACTGTGAACCAGTTAGAGAGAAAGACTGAGGAGCGGGTGGCTGAAATAGCTGAACATATGGAGGTTGCTGAGGATAAACAGAAAATTGATCAAGCTCTGAGGACTCCAGAGTATTCACCGAAAGATTCAAATGAGTGA